From Halomarina salina, the proteins below share one genomic window:
- a CDS encoding xanthine dehydrogenase family protein molybdopterin-binding subunit, translating into MAIDPIEPSDARPSELVGSAIQRREDPHLLTGDAEYTDDIAYEGELHLALLGSRYGHATIQSVDASEALADDRVVAVYTQDDVTASGIDGVLRVGAPEDGTAPDNPLLAGDRARYRGQPVAAVVATERYAARDAIGAIDVDYERKDAVVDPVAAVGEDGPTVHESAPDNVAFDWEVGDESAVESAFAEADTVVSTDIEINRVLPTAMEPRAATARYDPSSDELSLELSTQNPHTIRDDVAHTLDHPAEKVRVRPPDVGGGFGGKLQPYAGQLLAAWAAKRQERPVKWVATRTEDSLSMVHSRQQSITAEAAVDDDGTVRGVRAESVAPVGGYLVPGGKIVPTNLGLMASGQYDIPAVHVRVTGAFTHTAPMAAYRGAGRPEATYFIERLLRTVADELDIDPVELRRRNFVPADAFPYETGLGHTYDSGDYEKTLDRALEMVDYDEFRERQRRARDDGRYLGVGVSCYVEACGAAPGWQESGVVEVRPSGTVVVKSGTAEIGTGHRTAYTQIAAAELGVDFEDVTVVEGDTGEVEVGGGTAGSRSMPLGGSAVQQSAVAVREQAVDVASDLLEASPDDLVVEGGDVHLVGVPDRSVSLAEIASVVAEDSSPDDERGLDATTAYDPPNYTFPFGTHVVVVEVDPEVGAIDLLRYCAVDDVGNQINPKIVEGQIHGGVVQGIGQAIYEDVEYDENGQLLTESLQDYAVPKSVDVPEIETESTVTPCPHNPLGVKGVGEAGAIAAPPAVVNAVADALAPLDPDGLDMPLTAQRVWAAVNGP; encoded by the coding sequence GTGGCGATCGACCCCATCGAACCGAGCGACGCCCGACCGAGCGAACTCGTCGGCTCGGCCATCCAGCGCCGCGAGGACCCGCATCTCCTCACGGGCGACGCGGAGTACACCGACGACATCGCGTACGAGGGGGAACTCCACCTGGCGTTGCTCGGCAGTCGGTACGGCCACGCGACGATCCAGTCGGTCGACGCCAGCGAGGCGCTGGCCGACGACCGCGTGGTGGCGGTCTACACCCAGGACGACGTCACGGCGTCCGGCATCGACGGGGTCCTGCGCGTCGGAGCTCCGGAGGACGGGACGGCCCCGGACAACCCCCTGCTGGCAGGCGACCGAGCGCGGTACAGGGGACAGCCCGTCGCCGCCGTCGTCGCCACCGAGCGCTACGCCGCCCGAGACGCCATCGGCGCTATCGACGTCGACTACGAACGGAAAGACGCGGTCGTAGACCCGGTCGCGGCCGTCGGCGAAGACGGTCCGACGGTCCACGAGTCCGCGCCGGACAACGTCGCGTTCGACTGGGAGGTCGGGGACGAGTCCGCCGTCGAGAGCGCGTTCGCCGAGGCGGATACGGTCGTCTCGACGGACATCGAGATAAACCGGGTCCTCCCGACGGCGATGGAACCGCGGGCCGCCACCGCGCGCTACGACCCGTCGAGCGACGAACTCTCACTGGAGCTCTCGACGCAGAACCCCCACACGATCAGGGACGACGTCGCTCACACGCTCGACCACCCGGCTGAGAAGGTCCGCGTCCGACCGCCGGACGTCGGAGGCGGGTTCGGCGGGAAGCTCCAGCCCTACGCGGGCCAGCTGCTCGCGGCCTGGGCGGCGAAACGCCAGGAGCGCCCGGTGAAGTGGGTGGCGACCAGAACCGAGGACTCCCTGTCGATGGTCCACTCGCGCCAGCAGTCGATCACGGCGGAGGCCGCGGTCGACGACGACGGCACCGTCCGCGGCGTCCGGGCGGAGTCGGTGGCACCGGTCGGGGGCTACCTCGTCCCCGGCGGGAAGATCGTCCCGACGAACCTCGGGCTGATGGCGAGCGGCCAGTACGACATCCCGGCCGTCCACGTCCGCGTCACCGGCGCGTTCACGCACACGGCCCCGATGGCGGCGTACCGAGGGGCGGGTCGTCCGGAGGCGACGTACTTCATCGAGCGGCTGCTGCGTACCGTCGCGGACGAACTCGACATCGACCCGGTCGAACTTCGGCGACGGAACTTCGTGCCCGCAGACGCGTTCCCGTACGAGACGGGGCTGGGCCACACCTACGACAGCGGCGACTACGAGAAGACGCTCGACCGCGCGCTCGAGATGGTCGACTACGACGAGTTCCGCGAGCGACAGCGACGTGCCCGTGACGACGGGCGATACCTCGGCGTGGGCGTCTCCTGCTACGTCGAGGCGTGTGGCGCGGCCCCCGGCTGGCAGGAGAGCGGCGTCGTCGAAGTCCGCCCCTCGGGCACCGTCGTGGTGAAGTCGGGGACCGCCGAGATCGGGACCGGCCACCGGACGGCGTACACCCAGATCGCGGCCGCGGAACTCGGGGTCGACTTCGAGGACGTAACCGTCGTCGAGGGCGACACCGGAGAGGTGGAGGTCGGTGGCGGTACCGCCGGAAGTCGGTCGATGCCGCTCGGCGGCAGTGCCGTACAGCAGAGCGCCGTCGCGGTCCGCGAGCAGGCGGTCGACGTCGCGAGCGACCTGCTCGAGGCCTCACCCGACGACCTCGTCGTGGAGGGTGGCGACGTCCACCTCGTCGGGGTCCCCGACCGGTCGGTGAGCCTCGCCGAGATCGCCAGCGTCGTCGCGGAGGATAGTAGCCCGGACGACGAACGGGGACTGGACGCAACGACCGCCTACGACCCGCCCAACTACACGTTCCCCTTCGGAACGCACGTCGTGGTGGTCGAGGTCGACCCCGAGGTCGGTGCTATCGACCTCCTTCGGTACTGCGCCGTCGACGACGTCGGAAACCAGATCAACCCGAAGATCGTCGAGGGACAGATACACGGTGGGGTCGTCCAGGGCATCGGGCAGGCCATCTACGAGGACGTCGAGTACGACGAGAACGGACAGCTCCTCACCGAATCGCTCCAGGACTACGCCGTCCCGAAGTCCGTCGATGTCCCGGAGATAGAGACCGAGTCGACGGTCACCCCGTGCCCGCACAACCCACTGGGCGTCAAGGGGGTCGGCGAGGCCGGAGCCATCGCCGCGCCGCCTGCCGTCGTGAACGCGGTGGCCGACGCCCTCGCACCGCTGGACCCCGACGGTCTCGACATGCCCCTGACGGCGCAGCGCGTCTGGGCGGCAGTGAACGGCCCCTGA
- a CDS encoding enoyl-CoA hydratase/isomerase family protein, whose translation MREIGDGNVLLDVEGHRADVVLNRPEKRNAMNQALLRDLRQALEEVDATDGVRVMTLSGKGSVFCAGMDLEMMRERGEEDAEGLDVGLNDVTHYIEDMDVVSVASIKRGAIAGAFELVLPVDFRLISRDAKYGVIEVTLGIFPSGGATQRLPRLVGLSKAKEIVLSGEFVDPEEAREIGLVHEVVDDPEAIDERAREYADDLAENAPLGMAAARGLLNSALDVPLDEGLAHESAMGERLTETDDYTEGFTARIEGREPEFEGR comes from the coding sequence ATGCGAGAGATCGGCGACGGAAACGTCCTGCTCGACGTCGAGGGCCACCGGGCGGACGTCGTACTCAATCGACCGGAGAAGCGAAACGCGATGAACCAGGCGTTGCTCCGCGACCTCAGGCAGGCCCTCGAGGAGGTGGACGCGACCGACGGAGTCCGCGTGATGACGCTCTCCGGGAAGGGGTCGGTGTTCTGTGCCGGGATGGACCTGGAGATGATGCGAGAACGTGGCGAGGAGGACGCCGAGGGCCTCGACGTCGGCCTGAACGACGTCACGCACTACATCGAGGACATGGACGTCGTGTCGGTCGCCAGCATCAAGCGAGGGGCGATCGCGGGCGCGTTCGAACTCGTCCTCCCCGTCGACTTCCGACTCATCAGTCGTGACGCGAAGTACGGGGTCATCGAGGTGACACTCGGGATATTCCCCTCCGGAGGTGCGACGCAGCGGCTGCCCCGACTCGTCGGGCTCTCGAAGGCCAAGGAGATCGTCCTCTCGGGGGAGTTCGTCGACCCGGAGGAGGCGAGGGAGATCGGCCTCGTCCACGAGGTGGTCGACGACCCCGAGGCGATCGACGAGCGAGCGAGGGAGTACGCGGACGACCTCGCGGAGAACGCCCCCCTCGGGATGGCGGCCGCCCGCGGACTCCTCAACTCTGCGCTCGACGTGCCGCTCGACGAGGGCCTCGCTCACGAGTCGGCGATGGGCGAGCGATTGACCGAGACCGACGACTACACAGAGGGGTTCACCGCAAGAATCGAGGGTCGGGAACCGGAGTTCGAAGGCCGGTAG
- a CDS encoding enoyl-CoA hydratase/isomerase family protein: MYEDVRYETTRGIATITIDRPEVYDAFRRQTILELNAALRDAAEDDGVYALVLTGAGDAFCAGADVNDMPDWHETMTKEEYAGYLWGVQNVVRQLRGMATPSVAAVGGPAIGAGCDFALACDARVVGPEAVLREGFVHVGLVPGDGGGWLLPRLVGESKAKEYLLTGRDITPEDAVDLGLAVEEADDPLASATAFAEEMRDLPALAVQHTKRLVDPQRSFEEYCERAMEYQWDCVNDPEHHEAVDAFSERRDPEYDRDYA; this comes from the coding sequence ATGTACGAAGATGTCCGCTACGAGACGACCCGTGGTATCGCCACGATAACGATCGACCGACCGGAGGTGTACGACGCGTTCCGTCGACAGACCATCCTGGAACTCAACGCCGCACTGCGCGACGCCGCGGAGGACGACGGCGTCTACGCGCTCGTGCTGACCGGGGCCGGTGACGCGTTCTGCGCCGGGGCCGACGTGAACGACATGCCCGACTGGCACGAGACGATGACCAAGGAGGAGTACGCCGGCTACCTCTGGGGCGTCCAGAACGTCGTCCGACAGCTCCGCGGTATGGCGACGCCGAGCGTCGCCGCCGTCGGTGGGCCGGCCATCGGCGCGGGCTGCGACTTCGCGCTCGCCTGCGACGCACGGGTCGTCGGCCCCGAAGCGGTGCTCCGGGAGGGGTTCGTCCACGTCGGGCTCGTCCCCGGTGACGGTGGGGGATGGCTGCTCCCCAGACTCGTCGGCGAGTCGAAGGCCAAGGAGTACCTCCTGACGGGCCGGGACATCACGCCCGAGGATGCAGTGGACCTGGGCCTCGCCGTCGAGGAGGCCGACGACCCGCTGGCGAGTGCGACGGCGTTCGCCGAGGAGATGCGCGACCTCCCGGCGCTGGCCGTCCAGCACACCAAGCGCCTCGTCGACCCGCAGCGCTCGTTCGAGGAGTACTGTGAGCGAGCGATGGAGTACCAGTGGGACTGCGTCAACGACCCGGAGCACCACGAAGCGGTCGACGCGTTCTCGGAGCGTCGCGACCCCGAGTACGACCGGGACTACGCCTGA
- a CDS encoding thiolase family protein, with amino-acid sequence MTRDVHVVGAGMIDFGELYDQSFDDLLESAYLELLDDVDHGVDPTADIDAAWYGTIDMAGEGSSGAAVAHATGLFEKPITRVENACATGSDAFRNASIAIRAGTADVALVIGAEKMLDDTAGLIQSAALERLWRGRGVTMPAFFGMRATRHMEEYGTTREQIAEVSVKNHANGTKYPHAHQQFECSVEDVAESPTVSYPLNLYDCCPVTDGACAVLLASEDRAEEFTDRPVRHAGWGLSTDTFQRGADAALTNFPASRHASSQAYERAGIAPDDVDVAEVHDCFSITELVTYEDLGFCGEGEGGRFVEEGHTRLDGDTPVNPSGGLLSKGHPIGATGVAQVAEVYEQLRDEAGAVQVDDPQVGLQHNIGIGRNATGAVSCVNVFERP; translated from the coding sequence ATGACGCGCGACGTCCACGTCGTCGGCGCCGGGATGATCGACTTCGGCGAACTGTACGACCAGTCGTTCGACGACCTGCTGGAGTCGGCGTACCTCGAACTGCTCGACGACGTCGACCACGGCGTCGACCCGACGGCAGACATCGACGCCGCCTGGTACGGCACCATCGACATGGCCGGCGAGGGCTCGTCCGGAGCCGCGGTCGCACACGCGACAGGGCTATTCGAGAAGCCCATCACGCGCGTCGAGAACGCCTGTGCGACGGGGAGCGACGCGTTCCGGAACGCGTCGATAGCCATCCGGGCGGGCACGGCGGACGTCGCGCTCGTCATCGGCGCGGAGAAGATGCTTGACGACACCGCCGGCCTCATCCAGAGCGCGGCGCTCGAACGGCTCTGGCGCGGTCGCGGCGTGACGATGCCCGCGTTCTTCGGGATGCGTGCGACCCGCCACATGGAGGAGTACGGCACGACCCGCGAGCAGATCGCGGAGGTGAGCGTCAAGAACCACGCGAACGGGACGAAGTACCCCCACGCCCACCAGCAGTTCGAGTGCTCCGTCGAGGACGTCGCAGAGTCGCCGACGGTGAGCTACCCGCTGAACCTCTACGACTGCTGTCCGGTCACCGACGGCGCCTGTGCGGTGTTGCTCGCCAGCGAGGACCGGGCCGAGGAGTTCACCGACCGACCGGTCCGCCACGCCGGGTGGGGCCTGTCGACGGACACGTTCCAGCGTGGCGCGGACGCCGCGCTGACGAACTTCCCGGCGTCTCGTCACGCCTCGTCGCAGGCGTACGAACGCGCCGGTATCGCGCCGGACGACGTCGACGTCGCGGAGGTCCACGACTGCTTCTCCATCACGGAACTCGTCACCTACGAGGACCTCGGGTTCTGCGGCGAGGGCGAGGGCGGCCGCTTCGTCGAGGAGGGCCACACCCGCCTCGACGGCGACACGCCCGTCAACCCGTCGGGCGGTCTGCTGTCGAAGGGCCATCCTATCGGCGCGACGGGCGTCGCACAGGTCGCGGAGGTGTACGAACAGTTGCGCGACGAGGCCGGTGCGGTCCAGGTCGACGACCCGCAGGTCGGTCTCCAGCACAACATCGGCATCGGCCGGAACGCGACGGGCGCGGTCAGTTGCGTCAACGTGTTCGAGCGGCCGTGA
- a CDS encoding OB-fold domain-containing protein — MSGPRYHRTRRQDQRLVGFECQDCGWVSYPEEKRVCKRCGDAPATFEEVVLAERGTVETFVVQQYLPDDIETPQPVAVVDLPQADGEGEAARVYGLLTETDLEEIEVGTEVVARFRELFSDGRRPVNSFKFSVPRSNKGETGGAR, encoded by the coding sequence ATGAGCGGCCCGCGCTATCACCGAACCCGTCGGCAGGACCAGCGCCTCGTCGGCTTCGAGTGCCAGGACTGCGGGTGGGTGTCGTACCCAGAGGAGAAACGCGTCTGCAAGCGGTGTGGAGACGCGCCCGCCACCTTCGAGGAAGTCGTCCTGGCGGAACGCGGGACCGTCGAGACGTTCGTCGTCCAGCAGTATCTCCCCGACGACATCGAGACGCCCCAGCCGGTCGCAGTCGTGGACCTGCCCCAGGCGGACGGTGAGGGGGAGGCCGCGCGCGTCTACGGTCTGCTCACCGAGACCGACCTGGAGGAAATCGAGGTCGGCACCGAGGTCGTCGCCCGGTTCCGCGAACTGTTCAGCGACGGCCGTCGGCCGGTCAACTCGTTCAAGTTCAGCGTCCCGCGTTCGAACAAGGGAGAGACCGGAGGTGCGCGATGA